The proteins below come from a single Leifsonia sp. 1010 genomic window:
- a CDS encoding ABC transporter permease subunit encodes MTTTTTRQPARTTPPPKARVTTRRRTLGQRWRIALRRHWQLYLLTILPLAYFAIFKYVPISNAIIAFKDYSPVLGVWGSPWNDFANFQAMLQNPQFPTLVSNTLILSGYAVLASFPIPIILALALNEVRHRWFQKTVQMVTYAPYFISTVVVVSMLILIMAPRLGVISQVFGFFGVPSPDLLGDPDYFRNIYVWSDVWQTAGYSAVIYMAALSGIDPSLYEAARMDGASRLRKIWHVDIPGIMPTAMIVLILSVGNIMAIGFEKVYLLQNPLNLGQSEIIATYVYKLGILNADFGTATAVGLFNSVVNLVLLLVVNWVARRVSGSGLW; translated from the coding sequence ATGACGACCACCACCACCCGGCAACCGGCTCGGACCACTCCGCCGCCGAAGGCACGCGTGACGACCCGGCGCAGGACCCTCGGTCAGCGCTGGCGCATCGCGCTCCGACGGCACTGGCAGCTGTACCTGCTGACGATCCTGCCGCTCGCCTACTTCGCGATCTTCAAGTACGTGCCGATCTCCAACGCGATCATCGCGTTCAAGGACTACAGCCCGGTGCTGGGCGTGTGGGGGAGCCCGTGGAACGACTTCGCGAACTTCCAGGCGATGCTGCAGAACCCGCAGTTCCCCACGCTCGTCTCCAACACCCTGATCCTCTCCGGATACGCGGTGCTGGCGAGCTTCCCCATCCCGATCATCCTGGCCCTCGCCCTCAACGAGGTGCGTCACCGCTGGTTCCAGAAGACCGTGCAGATGGTCACGTACGCCCCGTACTTCATCTCCACGGTGGTCGTCGTGTCGATGCTCATCCTGATCATGGCCCCACGTCTGGGCGTCATCAGCCAGGTGTTCGGGTTCTTCGGCGTCCCGTCTCCCGACCTCCTGGGCGACCCCGACTACTTCCGCAACATCTACGTCTGGTCGGACGTGTGGCAGACCGCGGGCTACTCCGCCGTCATCTACATGGCGGCGCTCTCCGGAATCGACCCGTCGCTGTATGAGGCGGCGCGGATGGACGGCGCCTCCCGGCTCCGGAAGATCTGGCACGTCGACATCCCCGGCATCATGCCGACCGCGATGATCGTGCTCATCCTGAGCGTCGGCAACATCATGGCGATCGGTTTCGAGAAGGTCTACCTGCTGCAGAACCCGCTGAACCTGGGGCAGTCCGAGATCATCGCCACCTACGTCTACAAGCTGGGCATCCTCAACGCCGACTTCGGGACGGCGACCGCCGTCGGCCTCTTCAATTCCGTCGTGAACCTCGTGCTCCTGCTGGTCGTCAACTGGGTGGCACGTCGAGTGAGTGGGAGCGGACTGTGGTGA
- a CDS encoding carbohydrate ABC transporter permease, which translates to MTIDLPAERARQKARAKRIKKPRRIKESPGDRALLVVIYLGLTLAVLVVLLPLLFILASSFSSPHAVTAGQVFLWPVDFTLKGYQTVLADPQVLMGYANSLFYMIAGTLISTTLTVCIAWPLSRPSFMGRNVIMSLLLFTMLFSGGLIPTYMVVQNLGLLDTRWALLLPQAVAVWQVIIARTFFRSAIPEELVEAASLDGASDFRFLWTVVLPLSKPLIAVIALMYAIGQWNGYFDALLYLKSSDLFPLQLVLRNILVLNATNGGVSDLAAQAQNQELVNLLKYALIVITSVPVLIIYPFVARYFNKGVLIGSVKG; encoded by the coding sequence GTGACCATCGATCTTCCGGCCGAGCGCGCGCGGCAGAAGGCGCGTGCGAAGCGCATCAAGAAGCCCCGTCGCATCAAGGAGTCGCCGGGAGACCGCGCGCTCCTCGTCGTCATCTATCTCGGGCTCACCCTGGCGGTCCTCGTCGTCCTCCTGCCCCTGCTGTTCATCCTCGCCAGCTCCTTCTCCTCACCGCATGCGGTGACGGCGGGCCAGGTCTTCCTCTGGCCGGTGGACTTCACGCTCAAGGGCTACCAGACGGTGCTCGCGGACCCGCAGGTGCTGATGGGCTACGCCAACTCGCTGTTCTACATGATCGCGGGCACCCTGATCAGCACCACCCTGACGGTCTGCATCGCGTGGCCGCTGTCGCGCCCGTCGTTCATGGGCCGCAACGTGATCATGTCGCTGCTGCTGTTCACCATGCTGTTCAGCGGTGGACTCATCCCGACCTACATGGTCGTGCAGAACCTCGGCCTCCTCGACACGCGCTGGGCACTCCTGCTGCCGCAGGCGGTCGCGGTGTGGCAGGTCATCATCGCCCGGACGTTCTTCCGCTCGGCGATCCCAGAAGAGCTCGTCGAGGCCGCGTCCCTCGACGGCGCGAGCGACTTCCGGTTCCTGTGGACCGTCGTGCTCCCGCTCTCGAAGCCGCTGATCGCCGTCATCGCGCTCATGTATGCGATCGGCCAGTGGAACGGCTACTTCGACGCGCTCCTCTATCTGAAGAGCTCCGACCTGTTCCCGCTCCAACTCGTCCTGCGCAACATCCTGGTCCTCAACGCGACCAACGGAGGCGTGAGCGACCTGGCGGCCCAGGCGCAGAACCAGGAGCTCGTGAACCTCCTCAAGTACGCGCTCATCGTGATCACGAGCGTCCCGGTGCTGATCATCTATCCGTTCGTCGCCCGGTACTTCAACAAAGGCGTGCTCATCGGTTCGGTCAAAGGCTGA
- a CDS encoding ABC transporter substrate-binding protein → MFSKTDRRPRRVRSRALVAAVGGTAALLALSACTPASGSAADDKIGGTAALSVFAQQGTGQDLATNAFTKEVEKKFNIKFSWQTTTQDSSVAPEKRQILMASGDYPDAFLLIPWVDQFNQVDVEKLAKQGVALPLNDLIKQYAPDIQKALDSNPDYKAMATSPDGKIYGLPQLAETLHIQYPSKLWMNTEWLKKLGLQMPKTTDEMTKVLEAFKNGDPNGNGQKDEIPLSGDSHDTLIPFFMNAFIYDPQNPDKGNQSTTVLNKGKVDIQANKDGWREGLKYIKSLWDAGLIDKGAFTQNPAALAQEGNNAGPVLLGSASGLHPYIFVSPGAKDGRDKQYDAVPPLTGPDGADYATYAFGSTPGATFMLTNKASKNDQVAAIKLVNYLFTEKGQLDGNFGPEGKGWDKAPAGSEALNPDVKAQFVNLQLSQDEANAVQWGALSTYNQNAAFRESQAVPTDIYDTSGYERRLFQATQLYQGHEDKSQIYPSWKVWPDPAKATQVATQQTNIDNYVTQNALAFITGSKSLDSDWDSYVKGFDGLGLKDYLSTLQKAYDASKK, encoded by the coding sequence ATGTTCTCGAAGACTGATCGACGACCCCGCCGGGTCCGGTCGCGGGCGCTCGTCGCCGCGGTGGGCGGCACCGCCGCGCTGCTCGCCCTCTCCGCCTGCACCCCCGCGAGCGGGTCGGCCGCTGACGACAAGATCGGCGGAACGGCCGCACTGAGCGTCTTCGCCCAGCAGGGCACCGGACAGGATCTCGCCACCAACGCCTTCACCAAGGAGGTGGAGAAGAAGTTCAACATCAAGTTCTCCTGGCAGACGACGACGCAGGATTCGTCGGTGGCGCCCGAGAAGCGGCAGATCCTGATGGCGAGCGGCGACTATCCCGACGCGTTCCTCCTCATCCCGTGGGTGGACCAGTTCAACCAGGTCGACGTCGAGAAGCTGGCCAAGCAGGGCGTCGCTCTGCCGCTCAACGACCTCATCAAGCAGTACGCGCCCGACATCCAGAAGGCGCTCGACAGCAACCCGGACTACAAGGCGATGGCGACCTCGCCCGACGGCAAGATCTACGGCCTGCCGCAGCTGGCCGAGACGCTGCACATCCAGTACCCGTCGAAGCTCTGGATGAACACGGAGTGGCTGAAGAAGCTCGGCCTCCAGATGCCGAAGACCACCGACGAGATGACGAAGGTGCTCGAGGCGTTCAAGAACGGCGACCCGAACGGCAACGGTCAGAAGGACGAGATCCCGCTCAGCGGCGACTCCCACGACACGCTGATCCCGTTCTTCATGAACGCGTTCATCTACGATCCGCAGAACCCGGACAAGGGCAACCAGTCGACGACGGTCCTCAACAAGGGCAAGGTCGACATCCAGGCGAACAAGGACGGCTGGCGCGAGGGTCTGAAGTACATCAAGTCGCTGTGGGATGCCGGCCTCATCGACAAGGGCGCCTTCACGCAGAACCCCGCGGCGCTCGCCCAGGAAGGCAACAACGCGGGACCCGTGCTGCTCGGCAGCGCGAGCGGGCTGCACCCGTACATCTTCGTCAGCCCCGGCGCGAAGGACGGCCGTGACAAGCAGTACGACGCCGTCCCGCCGCTGACCGGTCCGGACGGAGCCGACTACGCCACGTACGCCTTCGGCAGCACCCCGGGCGCGACGTTCATGCTGACGAACAAGGCGTCGAAGAACGACCAGGTCGCCGCGATCAAGCTGGTGAACTACCTGTTCACAGAGAAGGGCCAGCTCGACGGCAACTTCGGCCCGGAGGGCAAGGGATGGGACAAGGCGCCCGCGGGCTCCGAAGCGCTCAACCCCGACGTGAAGGCGCAGTTCGTCAACCTGCAGCTCTCTCAGGATGAGGCCAACGCCGTCCAGTGGGGCGCGCTGTCCACCTACAACCAGAACGCTGCGTTCCGTGAGTCGCAGGCCGTGCCGACGGACATCTACGACACATCCGGGTACGAGCGCCGGCTGTTCCAGGCGACGCAGCTCTACCAGGGCCACGAGGACAAGAGCCAGATCTACCCGAGCTGGAAGGTGTGGCCGGATCCCGCGAAGGCGACGCAGGTGGCCACGCAGCAGACGAACATCGACAACTACGTCACGCAGAACGCCCTGGCCTTCATCACGGGTTCCAAGAGCCTCGACAGCGACTGGGATTCCTACGTGAAGGGCTTCGACGGCCTCGGGCTGAAGGACTACCTCAGCACGCTGCAGAAGGCGTACGACGCGTCGAAGAAGTAG
- a CDS encoding SDR family NAD(P)-dependent oxidoreductase encodes MPTLSGPSAHPPTIVITGATSGLGRLAAIELARQGARLAITARDAGRADATRAAIEEVKPGAEVRVFSADLTRLDDVRRVGQEIAAAYEHIDVLVNNAGIHAFEQRVTADGFPEMVAVNYLAPWLLTRELLPVLTQTPGARIVNVASEASRRHGTLALPEDLTDTTPFTARGSSTVYGKTKLLDIMFTRELARRIEDTGVTANCLDPGFNVTGLGRELRFAAPLERVLRLLRIGDPARGAGLIVRLATDPAFAGRTGEYFSVRSAKPLTPAHPGGDPEWQQRLWAETERLLGA; translated from the coding sequence ATGCCCACTTTATCCGGCCCGTCCGCGCATCCACCGACCATCGTCATCACCGGCGCCACCAGCGGCCTCGGGCGGCTCGCCGCCATCGAGCTGGCACGCCAGGGCGCCCGACTGGCCATCACCGCTCGGGATGCCGGCCGCGCCGATGCCACGCGCGCCGCGATCGAAGAAGTCAAGCCCGGCGCGGAGGTCCGCGTGTTCTCGGCCGACCTCACCCGCCTCGACGATGTCCGCCGGGTGGGACAGGAGATCGCCGCCGCCTACGAGCACATCGATGTCCTCGTCAACAACGCCGGCATCCACGCGTTCGAGCAGCGGGTGACGGCCGACGGCTTCCCCGAGATGGTCGCCGTGAACTACCTCGCTCCTTGGCTGCTCACGCGGGAGCTGCTCCCCGTGCTCACGCAGACGCCGGGAGCGCGGATCGTGAACGTCGCCTCCGAAGCCTCCCGTCGGCACGGCACGCTCGCGCTGCCCGAGGATCTGACCGACACGACGCCGTTCACCGCGCGGGGATCCTCCACCGTCTACGGAAAGACGAAACTGCTCGACATCATGTTCACCCGAGAGCTCGCCCGGCGGATCGAAGACACCGGCGTCACCGCGAACTGCCTGGACCCGGGGTTCAACGTGACGGGCCTGGGCCGGGAGCTGCGCTTCGCCGCGCCGCTCGAGCGCGTGTTGCGGCTGCTGCGCATCGGCGACCCCGCCAGAGGCGCAGGCTTGATCGTCCGGCTGGCCACCGATCCCGCGTTCGCAGGGAGGACCGGCGAGTACTTCTCCGTGCGCAGCGCGAAGCCGCTGACGCCGGCGCATCCGGGTGGAGACCCGGAGTGGCAGCAGCGGCTGTGGGCCGAGACGGAACGCCTGCTCGGCGCATGA
- a CDS encoding MarR family transcriptional regulator: MSTKSGADADRRAAELALGVELNALLSASRALTERSAAVFHRGVQPAAFHVARWLYAYGPANPSAVADAVAMDRSSTSALIRQLKAAGLVDSTPDPTDGRAVRVSLTPTGAERVREALDLRGTAFFERTADWSVADLRTLARLLRELTGPRGGGSASTPQE, encoded by the coding sequence ATGTCCACTAAATCCGGAGCGGACGCGGACCGCCGCGCAGCCGAACTCGCCCTCGGCGTCGAGCTCAACGCCCTGCTGAGCGCATCCCGTGCCCTCACCGAGCGCAGCGCCGCCGTCTTCCACCGGGGCGTCCAGCCGGCCGCCTTCCACGTCGCGCGCTGGCTGTACGCCTACGGCCCGGCGAACCCGAGCGCCGTGGCCGACGCGGTCGCAATGGACCGCAGCTCCACCAGCGCCCTCATCCGCCAGCTGAAGGCCGCCGGCCTCGTCGATAGCACCCCCGACCCGACCGACGGCCGCGCGGTCCGGGTCTCGCTGACGCCCACCGGCGCCGAGCGGGTGCGCGAGGCGCTCGACCTGCGCGGAACCGCCTTCTTCGAGCGCACCGCCGACTGGTCGGTCGCCGACCTCCGCACGCTCGCGCGCCTCCTGCGCGAGCTGACGGGGCCGCGCGGCGGCGGGAGCGCATCCACTCCGCAGGAATAG
- a CDS encoding AraC family transcriptional regulator, which produces MTITGMRAPATLDELLSTLEWHVDASRREAFDRGIRIRLEGPTFVYVVDGSVRVRSTGPQAVSFAYGAGDVVFLPGRNDAELTADGPGEVVVTALRPTAGFHAIDLLPDHLGVHRLADLDPGVALLASRMGCQTAVRRAGDRVICGRMATTIISVAIRAWAEGECAPDNWPAAVEDPFLSRVLDAMHTNPGHPWTLRDLAAVGAMSRTTFAERFREQVGQSPASYLAQVRMEAAMTYLSQDGLSVSETARLLGYESDAGFSRAFRRHTGAVPSVWRQRAS; this is translated from the coding sequence GTGACGATCACCGGGATGCGCGCCCCCGCCACACTGGACGAGCTGCTCTCCACGCTCGAGTGGCACGTGGATGCGTCGCGCCGCGAAGCGTTCGATCGCGGGATCCGGATCCGGTTGGAGGGCCCGACCTTCGTCTACGTCGTCGACGGATCCGTGCGCGTGCGCTCCACCGGCCCCCAGGCGGTGTCGTTCGCCTACGGCGCGGGCGACGTGGTCTTCCTGCCCGGCCGGAACGACGCCGAACTGACCGCCGACGGCCCCGGCGAGGTCGTTGTCACAGCACTTCGGCCGACAGCCGGATTCCACGCCATCGACCTGCTGCCCGACCATCTCGGCGTCCATCGGCTCGCCGACCTCGACCCCGGTGTCGCGCTGCTCGCCTCCCGGATGGGCTGCCAGACCGCGGTCCGTCGCGCGGGCGACCGCGTGATCTGCGGACGGATGGCGACCACGATCATCTCCGTCGCGATCCGCGCCTGGGCCGAGGGGGAGTGCGCGCCCGACAACTGGCCGGCCGCCGTCGAGGACCCCTTTCTCAGCCGTGTGCTCGACGCCATGCACACGAACCCGGGGCACCCGTGGACGCTTCGCGACCTCGCCGCCGTCGGCGCGATGTCGCGGACCACGTTCGCCGAGCGCTTCCGCGAGCAGGTCGGTCAGTCGCCGGCGAGCTACCTCGCGCAGGTGCGCATGGAGGCGGCCATGACCTACCTCTCGCAGGACGGCCTCAGCGTGAGCGAGACCGCCCGCCTCCTCGGCTACGAGTCGGATGCGGGCTTCAGCCGCGCGTTCCGCCGCCACACGGGGGCGGTCCCGTCCGTCTGGCGGCAGCGCGCGAGCTGA
- a CDS encoding MFS transporter: MTTDTSPVRATSPAAQPLTRTRWAGLIVMFLTSFVLVTAEFLPSGVLTAMAAELGVTPGQAGQTVTVTAFVGFLAAPTIGILIPRMDRRTLLVLVAALAAVSNLAVALAPSLWVLLIARLLIGVAISGFWSMSLTVAASLATPDRLGRALTTVSAGMTLAVVAGVPVGVYLTALVDWRGVFVGAAILTALVAVALRLALPPVAPAEASSLRILGDTLRRPGVRQGLAGHILIVLGHFMAYTFIRLALDQVPGLDTAFAAALLVAFGVGGVIGNLVVGALADRHLALLRYLQPSLIAGAILLAIVGQGSVIVVAAAVVVWGFGFGAWPAVINTWAGRYIPDRLEAAGGLVVAGFQLAITLGAGVGGLLVDTVDVRFTYFVAVAVVAVGVVLFGSAGRRGAVLR, from the coding sequence GTGACGACAGACACCTCGCCCGTCCGGGCCACCTCTCCCGCCGCCCAGCCGCTCACGCGCACGCGTTGGGCCGGCCTCATCGTCATGTTCCTGACCAGCTTCGTGCTGGTGACCGCCGAGTTCCTGCCCTCCGGTGTGCTGACCGCGATGGCCGCCGAACTCGGGGTGACACCGGGGCAGGCCGGACAGACGGTGACCGTGACCGCGTTCGTCGGGTTCCTCGCGGCGCCGACCATCGGCATCCTGATCCCGCGGATGGATCGCCGGACTCTGCTGGTGCTGGTCGCGGCACTCGCGGCCGTCTCCAACCTCGCCGTGGCGCTGGCGCCCTCGCTGTGGGTCCTGCTGATCGCGCGGCTGCTCATCGGGGTCGCCATCAGCGGCTTCTGGTCGATGTCACTGACCGTGGCCGCATCGCTCGCGACCCCCGACCGGCTCGGCCGCGCGCTGACCACGGTGAGCGCCGGCATGACGCTCGCCGTCGTCGCCGGCGTCCCGGTCGGCGTGTATCTCACCGCGCTCGTGGATTGGCGTGGCGTCTTCGTCGGAGCGGCGATCCTCACGGCCCTGGTCGCGGTCGCGCTGCGTCTGGCGCTGCCTCCGGTCGCCCCGGCCGAAGCGTCGAGCCTGCGCATCCTCGGCGACACCCTGCGGCGACCGGGAGTGCGCCAGGGGCTGGCCGGTCACATCCTGATCGTCCTCGGCCACTTCATGGCGTACACGTTCATCCGTCTCGCCCTCGACCAGGTGCCCGGGCTGGACACGGCGTTCGCGGCCGCGCTGCTCGTGGCCTTCGGCGTCGGCGGAGTGATCGGCAACCTGGTCGTCGGGGCGCTCGCCGATCGGCACCTGGCGCTGCTGCGCTATCTGCAGCCGTCGCTGATCGCCGGCGCCATCCTGCTCGCGATCGTCGGGCAGGGGTCGGTCATCGTCGTGGCGGCGGCGGTCGTGGTGTGGGGCTTCGGCTTCGGTGCTTGGCCCGCGGTCATCAACACGTGGGCCGGCCGCTACATCCCGGATCGGCTGGAGGCGGCCGGCGGCCTGGTCGTCGCCGGGTTCCAGCTGGCGATCACGCTCGGCGCAGGCGTGGGAGGCCTCCTCGTCGACACGGTCGACGTGCGGTTCACCTACTTCGTCGCCGTGGCCGTCGTCGCGGTCGGGGTCGTGCTGTTCGGCAGCGCCGGGCGACGCGGCGCGGTTCTGCGCTGA
- a CDS encoding NAD(P)-dependent oxidoreductase codes for MKVFVTGGSGFIGRRLVGRLVDEGHEVTALVRSERSAEAVTRLGARAVLAELDDTAGLTRALAGMDVVFHLAAETDILAPWERHEQVTVGGTRSIVEAARAAGVPRFVHCGTEAALMAGDPLLDVDESAPLRPDSPAAYSASKAMAEQIVLDADGPDFTAVVVRPRFVWGPESSLIASFADAARAGQLPWIEGGHHLTDVTHVDNAVEGLLLGWTRGRGGQAYFVTDQERVDLRDFVSLQLELVGAPVPDQEIDAATADQVVPVPVLWFLGQPCTLSTAKAVEELGYAPVVSHEVAIAALRAAHR; via the coding sequence ATGAAGGTATTCGTGACAGGTGGATCGGGTTTCATCGGACGGCGGCTGGTCGGCCGGCTCGTCGACGAGGGTCATGAGGTGACGGCCCTCGTCCGCAGCGAGCGGTCGGCCGAGGCGGTGACCCGGCTCGGCGCCCGCGCCGTGCTGGCCGAACTGGACGATACGGCCGGCCTGACCCGCGCCCTGGCCGGCATGGATGTCGTCTTCCACCTCGCCGCGGAGACCGACATCCTCGCCCCCTGGGAACGACACGAGCAGGTGACCGTCGGCGGGACGCGCTCGATCGTCGAGGCCGCACGAGCGGCCGGAGTCCCTCGCTTCGTGCACTGCGGGACCGAAGCGGCGCTGATGGCCGGCGACCCGCTGCTGGATGTGGACGAGAGCGCACCGCTGCGACCCGACTCGCCCGCCGCGTACAGCGCGTCGAAGGCGATGGCAGAGCAGATCGTGCTCGACGCCGACGGCCCCGATTTCACCGCGGTCGTCGTCCGGCCCCGCTTCGTCTGGGGACCGGAGAGCAGCCTGATCGCGAGCTTCGCCGATGCGGCTCGCGCCGGGCAACTGCCCTGGATCGAGGGCGGCCACCACCTCACCGATGTGACCCACGTCGACAACGCCGTCGAGGGGCTCCTGCTCGGCTGGACGCGCGGCCGAGGCGGCCAGGCCTACTTCGTGACCGATCAGGAGCGGGTCGACCTGCGCGATTTCGTCAGCCTCCAGCTGGAGCTCGTCGGCGCGCCGGTTCCCGACCAGGAGATCGACGCGGCCACCGCCGATCAGGTCGTTCCCGTCCCCGTGCTCTGGTTTCTGGGGCAGCCCTGCACGCTGAGCACGGCGAAGGCGGTCGAGGAGCTGGGATACGCGCCGGTCGTCTCGCATGAGGTCGCGATCGCCGCGCTCCGGGCGGCGCACCGGTGA
- a CDS encoding LysR family transcriptional regulator, whose protein sequence is MPSLRALACLVAVADAGSITEAARSLYLSQPAVSHHLLQLEQEAGVALIVRETRGVRLTPAGRAALVEARRAVDAADAALPAAAAAARATGGAIRIGCAQSLVTVLAPVLVDWHRRRPDVLLTVREFTTVEEVTARLDGDEVDVVVMPGPAPARFVGTALGNEEIVLVTSADHSLAGTGAVERHALDGASLVHYAPENSLSGWLDQAFARSGVRPVVIMRTAVTAAAPQLAAAGLGVAVCPASAVPAGLPGAVLPFSPIWTRELVATTRTTPHGLVAHLLADLRHRLATSTAHSAASPADAP, encoded by the coding sequence ATGCCGTCTCTCCGCGCCCTCGCCTGCCTCGTCGCGGTGGCGGATGCCGGTTCCATCACCGAAGCGGCGCGTTCGCTCTACCTGTCGCAGCCGGCCGTCTCGCATCATCTGCTCCAGCTCGAGCAGGAGGCCGGCGTCGCGCTCATCGTGCGGGAGACGCGGGGCGTGCGGCTCACTCCGGCGGGCCGCGCCGCGCTCGTGGAGGCCCGGCGTGCCGTCGACGCCGCTGACGCAGCGCTGCCGGCGGCAGCCGCGGCGGCGAGGGCGACGGGTGGCGCCATCCGGATCGGATGCGCCCAGAGCCTCGTGACGGTCCTCGCACCCGTGCTCGTCGACTGGCATCGGCGGAGGCCCGATGTCCTCCTCACGGTGCGCGAGTTCACCACGGTGGAAGAGGTGACCGCGCGCCTGGATGGCGACGAGGTCGACGTCGTCGTGATGCCCGGACCGGCACCGGCCCGCTTCGTGGGCACCGCCCTCGGGAACGAGGAGATCGTGCTTGTCACCTCCGCCGACCATTCCCTGGCGGGGACGGGCGCCGTCGAACGGCACGCGCTCGACGGCGCCTCGCTGGTGCACTACGCCCCCGAGAACAGCTTGAGCGGCTGGCTGGATCAGGCGTTCGCGCGATCGGGGGTGCGTCCGGTGGTGATCATGCGGACCGCGGTGACCGCCGCCGCTCCCCAGCTCGCGGCGGCCGGTCTGGGCGTCGCGGTCTGCCCCGCGAGCGCGGTGCCCGCGGGACTCCCCGGCGCGGTGCTCCCGTTCTCTCCGATCTGGACCCGCGAGCTCGTCGCCACGACACGCACAACGCCGCACGGTCTCGTCGCGCACCTCCTCGCGGACCTCCGCCACAGGTTAGCCACCTCGACCGCACACAGTGCCGCATCCCCGGCTGACGCGCCGTGA
- a CDS encoding dihydrofolate reductase family protein has protein sequence MKLTISLQVTLDGVAQANGGNNEEMDPGFTRGGWALPLNDGEAVQYILDTWRRPDAFLLGRKTYGLFETYWGARSDDGGFGEAISSRPKYVVSRTLTHPTWQGTTVIPGDVAARVRELKSEGDGELLVVGSAALARWLLENELVDELNLVQFPVIVGEGERWLPERGLDFALDLTDTRVFPTGIVGLTYRVGGRPEYA, from the coding sequence ATGAAGCTCACGATCAGTCTCCAGGTCACCCTCGACGGCGTCGCCCAGGCGAACGGCGGCAATAACGAGGAGATGGACCCCGGTTTCACCCGCGGCGGCTGGGCGCTTCCGCTGAACGACGGCGAGGCCGTGCAGTACATCCTCGACACCTGGCGGCGTCCCGACGCGTTCCTGCTCGGCCGCAAGACGTACGGGCTGTTCGAGACCTACTGGGGTGCGCGCAGCGATGACGGCGGTTTCGGTGAGGCGATCAGCTCCCGGCCGAAGTATGTCGTCTCGCGCACTTTGACCCACCCGACCTGGCAGGGCACGACGGTCATCCCCGGGGATGTCGCGGCCCGCGTCCGCGAACTGAAGTCCGAGGGCGACGGCGAGCTGCTGGTGGTGGGAAGCGCGGCGCTCGCACGATGGCTTCTCGAGAACGAGCTGGTCGACGAGCTGAACCTCGTCCAGTTCCCGGTGATCGTGGGCGAGGGCGAGCGCTGGCTGCCCGAACGCGGCCTCGACTTCGCCCTCGACCTCACCGACACGCGCGTGTTCCCGACCGGCATCGTCGGCCTGACATACCGCGTCGGCGGTCGGCCCGAGTACGCCTGA
- a CDS encoding MaoC family dehydratase N-terminal domain-containing protein — MPVNPELQGREFPPTRPYLVGREKVREFARAVFATSPVCFDVDAARAQGYRDLVAPPTFPVVVQEATLAQLLSEPDAGIDFSRVVHGDQRFSFSRPVFAGDELTATLRVTSVKSLGAHSMVTAESTIVDADGAHVVTATSTLVVRGDE; from the coding sequence GTGCCAGTGAATCCAGAGCTGCAGGGGCGTGAGTTCCCGCCCACCCGGCCGTACCTCGTCGGGCGAGAGAAAGTGCGCGAGTTCGCTCGGGCAGTCTTCGCGACCTCGCCGGTCTGTTTCGACGTCGACGCGGCGCGCGCGCAGGGATACCGCGACCTCGTGGCCCCGCCGACGTTCCCGGTCGTGGTTCAGGAGGCGACGCTCGCACAGCTGCTCTCCGAGCCCGATGCCGGAATCGACTTCAGCCGCGTGGTTCACGGCGACCAGCGCTTCTCGTTCTCCCGCCCGGTGTTCGCCGGCGACGAGCTGACCGCGACCCTCCGGGTGACCTCCGTGAAGTCGCTGGGCGCGCACTCGATGGTGACGGCCGAGTCGACCATCGTCGACGCCGACGGCGCGCACGTGGTGACCGCCACATCCACCCTGGTCGTGCGAGGAGACGAGTGA
- a CDS encoding MaoC family dehydratase has product MATPDFDTLTVGDVVAERTVELTRDSLVRYAGASGDFNPIHYRDDIANSVGLPGVIAHGMLTMGLSVQPVVDWVGDPALVADYQVRFTRPVVVDPADGATVTVTAKVGQLDAEARIARIDLTTTFGGETVLGKAQVRVRLA; this is encoded by the coding sequence ATGGCCACCCCCGACTTCGACACCCTCACCGTCGGCGACGTGGTCGCCGAGCGCACGGTCGAACTGACCCGCGACTCCCTCGTGCGGTACGCGGGCGCCTCCGGCGACTTCAACCCCATCCACTACCGCGACGACATCGCCAACTCGGTCGGTCTGCCCGGCGTCATCGCGCACGGGATGCTCACCATGGGACTCTCCGTGCAACCGGTGGTCGACTGGGTCGGCGACCCCGCCCTCGTCGCGGACTACCAGGTGCGGTTCACCCGCCCGGTCGTGGTCGACCCCGCGGACGGGGCCACTGTGACCGTGACCGCCAAGGTCGGCCAACTGGATGCGGAAGCGCGAATCGCGCGCATCGACCTGACCACGACGTTCGGCGGCGAGACCGTGCTCGGCAAGGCGCAGGTCCGCGTCCGGTTGGCATGA